The Aeromicrobium sp. Leaf245 genome includes a region encoding these proteins:
- a CDS encoding bifunctional (p)ppGpp synthetase/guanosine-3',5'-bis(diphosphate) 3'-pyrophosphohydrolase yields the protein MAERIDTDHGGAAETAAPPEPARVDQAPAGARVRSRLARIGGRSTPQNPVLDPLLAVYRENHPKADVDVIRKAYEIAERMHEGQTRKSGDPYITHPLAVSTILAELGMTGPTLCAALLHDTVEDTPYTLDKLRVDFGDEVALLVDGVTKLDKVKYGDSAQSETIRKMVVAMSRDIRVLVIKLADRLHNMRTLRYLRQDKQERIARETVEIFAPLAHRLGMNTIKWELEDLAFATLHPKVYDEIVRLVADRAPSRGQFLERVIGDVESDLRHAKIKATVSGRPKHYYSIYQKMLVREREFTDIFDLVGVRILVDTVADCYGVLGVLHARWNPIPGRFKDYISVPKFNMYQSLHTSVIGPQGKPVELQIRTRAMHRRAEYGVAAHWKYKEDGSANPSTAKGASPGSDDMAWLRELVQWQSETEDSVDFLDNLRFEMNSVGVYAYTPRGDVIQLPAEATPVDFAYAVHTEVGHACIGARVNGRLVSLESELKTGDVVEVFTSKSQDAGPSRDWLEFVKSPRARNKIRQWFTKERREEAIERGRDLIAKQMRKENLPLHRIFKHDTLDAIAKDLNLPDVSALYAAVGENNVGAQNVVERVISLSGGRDGAEEDLAEATVIPGSGSRRQRADGQAGVLVEGVSGDVMVKLARCCTPVPGDVIEGFVTRGSGVSVHRRDCVNLQSLRSQPERLVPVQWAPNAHSTFLVAIQVEALDRPRLLSDITRIISDQHVNILSAALSTGRDRVAKSKFSFEMGDPKHLDHVLAAVRTIEGVFDVYRVTQ from the coding sequence GTGGCTGAGCGCATCGACACCGACCACGGCGGAGCCGCCGAGACGGCTGCGCCGCCGGAACCTGCCCGCGTCGACCAGGCACCGGCCGGTGCCCGCGTGCGCAGCCGCCTGGCCCGCATCGGGGGCCGGTCGACGCCGCAGAACCCGGTGCTCGACCCCTTGCTCGCGGTGTACCGCGAGAACCACCCCAAGGCCGACGTCGACGTCATCCGCAAGGCGTACGAGATCGCCGAGCGCATGCACGAGGGGCAGACCCGCAAGAGCGGCGACCCCTACATCACCCACCCGCTCGCGGTGTCCACCATCCTGGCCGAGCTGGGCATGACCGGTCCCACCCTGTGCGCGGCGCTCCTGCACGACACGGTGGAGGACACGCCCTACACGCTCGACAAGCTCCGCGTTGACTTCGGCGACGAGGTGGCCCTGCTCGTCGACGGCGTGACCAAGCTCGACAAGGTCAAGTACGGCGACTCCGCGCAGTCCGAGACGATCCGCAAGATGGTCGTGGCGATGAGTCGCGACATCAGGGTCCTCGTCATCAAGCTCGCCGACCGCCTGCACAACATGCGCACGTTGCGCTACCTGCGGCAGGACAAGCAGGAGCGGATCGCGCGCGAGACGGTCGAGATCTTCGCCCCCCTGGCCCACCGGCTGGGCATGAACACCATCAAGTGGGAGCTCGAGGACCTCGCGTTCGCGACCCTGCACCCCAAGGTCTACGACGAGATCGTGCGCCTCGTGGCCGACCGGGCACCGTCGCGGGGGCAGTTCCTCGAGCGCGTGATCGGCGACGTCGAGTCCGACCTGCGCCACGCCAAGATCAAGGCGACCGTCAGCGGCCGCCCCAAGCACTACTACTCGATCTACCAGAAGATGCTGGTGCGCGAGCGCGAGTTCACCGACATCTTCGACCTCGTCGGCGTCCGGATCCTCGTCGACACCGTGGCCGACTGCTACGGCGTGCTCGGCGTCCTGCACGCCCGGTGGAACCCCATCCCCGGCCGCTTCAAGGACTACATCTCGGTCCCGAAGTTCAACATGTACCAGTCGCTGCACACGTCGGTGATCGGTCCGCAGGGCAAGCCGGTGGAGCTGCAGATCCGCACCCGTGCCATGCACCGTCGCGCCGAGTACGGCGTGGCGGCGCACTGGAAGTACAAGGAGGACGGGAGCGCGAACCCGTCCACGGCCAAGGGTGCCAGCCCCGGCAGCGACGACATGGCCTGGCTGCGCGAGCTGGTCCAGTGGCAGTCCGAGACCGAGGACTCCGTCGACTTCCTCGACAACCTGCGCTTCGAGATGAACAGCGTCGGCGTGTATGCGTACACGCCGCGCGGCGACGTGATCCAGCTCCCGGCCGAGGCCACGCCCGTCGACTTCGCCTACGCCGTGCACACCGAGGTCGGTCACGCCTGCATCGGTGCACGCGTGAACGGACGTCTGGTGTCGCTGGAGTCCGAGCTCAAGACCGGTGACGTGGTGGAGGTCTTCACGTCCAAGTCGCAGGACGCCGGACCCAGCCGCGACTGGCTCGAGTTCGTCAAGAGCCCGCGAGCCCGCAACAAGATCCGGCAGTGGTTCACCAAGGAGCGTCGCGAGGAGGCGATCGAGCGCGGTCGTGACCTCATCGCCAAGCAGATGCGCAAGGAGAACCTGCCGCTGCACCGCATCTTCAAGCACGACACGCTCGACGCGATCGCCAAGGACCTCAACCTGCCCGACGTGTCGGCGCTCTACGCCGCGGTGGGGGAGAACAACGTCGGCGCGCAGAACGTGGTGGAGCGGGTCATCTCCCTCTCGGGCGGGCGCGACGGTGCCGAGGAGGACCTCGCGGAGGCCACCGTCATCCCCGGCAGCGGCTCGCGCCGCCAGCGGGCCGACGGCCAGGCAGGCGTGCTGGTCGAAGGCGTCTCGGGCGACGTGATGGTCAAGCTCGCACGCTGCTGCACCCCGGTCCCGGGCGACGTGATCGAGGGCTTCGTGACGCGTGGCTCCGGCGTGTCGGTGCACCGCAGGGACTGCGTCAACCTGCAGTCGCTGAGGTCGCAGCCCGAGCGGCTGGTCCCGGTCCAGTGGGCGCCCAACGCGCACAGCACGTTCCTCGTGGCGATCCAGGTGGAGGCGCTCGACCGGCCTCGTCTGCTGAGCGACATCACGCGGATCATCTCCGACCAGCACGTGAACATCCTGTCCGCCGCGCTCTCCACCGGGCGCGACCGAGTGGCCAAGAGCAAGTTCAGCTTCGAGATGGGCGACCCCAAGCACCTCGACCACGTGCTCGCGGCCGTCCGCACCATCGAGGGCGTCTTCGACGTCTACCGCGTCACGCAGTGA
- a CDS encoding DUF349 domain-containing protein → MTSAAEHPWGRVDAEGRVFVKTGDSEREIGEWKVGEPAEGLAFYVRRFEGLETEVDLLEKRLTTGALSPDEAAKAVAKVRGEVADAAAIGDLASLDARLDALAPAIEKQREERRAEREAKVAEASVAKTRIVEEAEKIASGQDWRAGADRLRALLEEWKALPRLSKSADDELWHRFSAARTSFTRKRKTHFAEQNTQREAAQKVKEKLIVEAEALSSSTEWGPTSGKYRDLMTEWKKAGSAPRNVEDKLWKRFRAAQDVFFQARDAANAALDEEFAANAVVKEQILVEAEALLPITDLDAARKALHDIADRWEAAGKVPRGRVKELEGRLRTVEQAVRAAGEQEWKRSDPEKSARADDMIGKLQRAIDETRESLAKAEAAGDARKVKDLTQKLESNESFLAMAQKAASDYS, encoded by the coding sequence ATGACCTCTGCCGCCGAGCATCCGTGGGGCCGCGTCGACGCCGAAGGAAGGGTCTTCGTCAAGACCGGTGACTCCGAGCGCGAGATCGGCGAGTGGAAGGTGGGAGAACCTGCCGAGGGTCTCGCCTTCTACGTCCGCCGCTTCGAGGGCCTCGAGACCGAGGTCGACCTGCTGGAGAAGCGCCTGACCACCGGTGCGCTGTCGCCCGACGAGGCGGCCAAGGCCGTCGCCAAGGTGCGCGGCGAGGTGGCCGACGCCGCCGCGATCGGCGACCTCGCGTCGCTCGACGCGCGCCTGGACGCGCTCGCTCCCGCGATCGAGAAGCAGCGCGAGGAGCGTCGGGCCGAGCGGGAGGCCAAGGTGGCCGAGGCGAGCGTGGCCAAGACCCGCATCGTCGAGGAGGCCGAGAAGATCGCCTCGGGCCAGGACTGGCGCGCCGGGGCCGACCGGCTCCGTGCCCTCCTGGAGGAGTGGAAGGCGCTCCCCCGCCTCAGCAAGTCCGCCGACGACGAGCTGTGGCACCGCTTCAGCGCCGCCCGCACCTCGTTCACGCGCAAGCGCAAGACGCACTTCGCCGAGCAGAACACCCAGCGCGAGGCGGCGCAGAAGGTCAAGGAGAAGCTGATCGTCGAGGCTGAGGCCTTGTCGTCCTCGACCGAGTGGGGTCCGACGTCGGGCAAGTACCGCGACCTCATGACCGAGTGGAAGAAGGCGGGCTCCGCCCCGCGCAACGTCGAGGACAAGCTCTGGAAGCGGTTCCGAGCCGCCCAGGACGTGTTCTTCCAGGCCCGCGACGCCGCGAACGCCGCGCTCGACGAGGAGTTCGCCGCCAACGCCGTGGTCAAGGAGCAGATCCTGGTCGAGGCCGAGGCGCTGCTGCCGATCACCGACCTCGACGCCGCCCGCAAGGCGCTGCACGACATCGCCGACCGCTGGGAGGCCGCCGGCAAGGTCCCGCGTGGCCGGGTCAAGGAGCTCGAGGGGCGTCTGCGCACGGTCGAGCAGGCCGTACGTGCCGCCGGTGAGCAGGAGTGGAAGCGCTCGGACCCGGAGAAGTCGGCCCGCGCCGACGACATGATCGGCAAGCTTCAGCGCGCCATCGACGAGACCCGCGAGTCCCTCGCCAAGGCCGAGGCCGCCGGCGACGCCCGCAAGGTGAAGGACCTGACGCAGAAGCTGGAGTCGAACGAGTCGTTCCTCGCGATGGCCCAGAAGGCCGCGTCCGACTACAGCTGA
- a CDS encoding alkaline phosphatase, with translation MTSGEIDRRTAVRSAALAALTTGGVLLGGGPASARGVPTLVRRGRPELTHGVQAGDVHAGQATLWGRADRPARLVAEISRDPSFRRAVTVQGPRVTPETDLTGQWAVRGLPPGSDVHYRVRAVDLHDPRRSGRPVAGRLRTLGGSRRDVRFLWSGDVAGQGWGANPEYGGYRIADAMARRDADFFLCSGDTVYADGPLQPTVTLPDGRTWRNLVTPEKEKVAETLAEFRGQYRYNLEADNWRAFLASTAQVTQWDDHEVTNNWYPGEVLDDPRYTERRVDVLASRARRAFHDYVPVAEISPDRVGRVYRVLHQGPLLDVFVLDMRTRKDPNTANDETRRDGGVLGEEQTRWLVRELRASRATWKVIAADLPIGLVVPDGAAAQEGIAQGDPGAPLGREQDVARVLTALQDAGIRNHVWLTADVHYTAAHHYSPDRASYQRFDPFWEFVSGPLNAGAFGPNALDDTFGPRAEFVSAPPVANTGPAGGYQFFGEVEIDARTRALTVTLRDVEGRGLYSRTLEAQRR, from the coding sequence ATGACCTCGGGGGAGATCGACCGTCGCACCGCCGTCCGTTCCGCGGCCCTGGCCGCACTCACGACCGGCGGGGTGCTGCTCGGCGGCGGTCCCGCGTCGGCGCGTGGCGTACCGACACTGGTGCGTCGCGGCAGGCCGGAGCTCACGCACGGTGTGCAGGCCGGTGACGTGCACGCCGGCCAGGCGACCTTGTGGGGGCGTGCGGACCGTCCGGCGCGTCTCGTGGCCGAGATCTCGCGCGACCCGTCCTTCCGGCGTGCCGTGACCGTGCAGGGACCGCGCGTGACGCCCGAGACCGACCTGACCGGGCAGTGGGCCGTGCGCGGCCTCCCGCCGGGCTCCGACGTGCACTACCGCGTGCGTGCCGTCGACCTGCACGACCCGCGGCGCTCCGGACGTCCGGTAGCCGGCCGCCTGCGCACGCTCGGCGGGTCCCGACGGGACGTCCGCTTCCTGTGGTCCGGAGACGTCGCGGGGCAGGGGTGGGGTGCCAACCCCGAGTACGGGGGCTACCGCATCGCCGACGCGATGGCGCGGCGTGACGCCGACTTCTTCCTGTGCAGCGGTGACACCGTCTACGCCGACGGGCCGCTGCAGCCCACGGTCACGCTGCCGGACGGGCGCACCTGGAGGAACCTCGTGACCCCGGAGAAGGAGAAGGTCGCCGAGACCCTGGCCGAGTTCCGCGGCCAGTACCGCTACAACCTCGAGGCCGACAACTGGCGGGCCTTCCTGGCGAGCACCGCCCAGGTGACCCAGTGGGACGACCACGAGGTGACCAACAACTGGTACCCCGGCGAGGTGCTCGACGACCCGCGGTACACCGAGCGTCGGGTGGACGTGCTCGCCTCGCGTGCCCGCCGCGCCTTCCACGACTACGTGCCGGTGGCCGAGATCTCGCCCGACCGCGTGGGGCGCGTCTACCGCGTGCTGCACCAGGGTCCGCTGCTCGACGTGTTCGTGCTCGACATGCGCACGCGCAAGGACCCCAACACCGCCAACGACGAGACCCGACGCGACGGCGGCGTGCTGGGGGAGGAGCAGACTCGGTGGCTGGTCCGCGAGCTCCGTGCGTCGCGCGCCACCTGGAAGGTGATCGCGGCCGACCTGCCGATCGGCCTCGTGGTGCCCGACGGCGCGGCGGCGCAGGAGGGCATCGCCCAGGGCGACCCCGGTGCTCCTCTCGGTCGCGAGCAGGACGTCGCGCGGGTGCTCACCGCGCTCCAGGACGCGGGCATCCGCAACCACGTGTGGCTGACGGCGGACGTGCACTACACCGCCGCCCACCACTACTCGCCCGACCGCGCGAGCTACCAGAGGTTCGACCCGTTCTGGGAGTTCGTCTCCGGGCCGCTCAACGCCGGTGCCTTCGGTCCGAACGCGCTCGACGACACCTTCGGACCGCGCGCCGAGTTCGTGAGCGCCCCGCCCGTGGCGAACACCGGTCCCGCCGGCGGCTACCAGTTCTTCGGCGAGGTCGAGATCGACGCCCGCACCCGTGCCCTGACGGTCACGCTGCGCGACGTCGAGGGCCGGGGCCTGTACTCACGCACGTTGGAGGCGCAGCGTCGCTGA